In one window of Festucalex cinctus isolate MCC-2025b chromosome 14, RoL_Fcin_1.0, whole genome shotgun sequence DNA:
- the col17a1b gene encoding uncharacterized protein col17a1b isoform X2, translated as MDELTGLADFSGGLADERVATESLTSTGRLTSLPPKGTVGSSHRNMASSSGGGGGGALEKNILTQKSSTSYFTSSSVGVSSSSYSSSSGVYLGGDAIGIGDGAGSYLDGEGYGSSGGGGGGGGGGGSSYLVSSVTKVSSSGGGGGGKRTQAASAVSSDRKHAGSSRSGGYEGSSSANSSPEFNRKDYGIYCSGNSRGRSESRESEIRARLQSASPTAGRWAELDDVKKLLKVRSSSSSPVRASSTSAIMSGPKKASVETQTISVTSRASQSVLTFGTGARSDGFHTVDSSGLLETGLAAGQFDAGGKSSHYEGSLKSGHYSDAGRSDIGVRTVTYDAGARSAQYGGGGVRSMSYDTGMWTGQYSGKGGQYDTGVRSLTQNSGVVSALYNGSLRSGQYDTGAVSSQYGGSLRSGHYDTGVRSSQYSISQKSGIHDSGVRATNYDSDAALPAFPWSSATLPSGAGTGAAVAGAGASYTYQAGANNMSGGATPIGLAAPSLSVYGFQNNLAPTSGGAITASGANANMTTYGMRKNVSGVGGGVVATGVSSTTRSQNGEAYKDYMFVNSDKDNARETETLILAKDSGKQFTRTAGGGSLSGDSIQKEKLITSYGDAAQLKAGTGNAYYGSSGVLMKDKGTHAQLRKKGGACGGGWCCCSDACCSWWKWLLAFLLLFLLLLGLLFGLIALAEDVRKLKSRVATLESESAIISARTSRLVGLGGNTFVDGGDQSKTDIFVFGAGGAAGGGSDSSSGTQIGVAAGAGAGTGGGGGTSAGGVGVSAGAGAGGDTSGAGTGGAGAGGTSLAGAGAGASGTSTGGAGAGSRGTSIGGGGATGTGSSGGAGTSLGGGSSSGRTTIIIGGGGAGTGAGASGTDSSGGVGTSGTSSGGTSSGGTSGSSSSHTSIHTSSFTDTSSVSHREGQTFGNGFWTSGTGGYVDAAALHVAIQRMVRGEMQSQAFQAFITGAMQGERGLPGPKGDTGQTGFPGAPGPIGHEGPQGPKGQKGSHGEQGLEGPPGLRGREGPAGPRGEAGFGSKGEKGNSGEPGLPGQKGASGLLGAPGPQGFRGEAGTPGLKGDRGLPGLPGTAGEKGAKGSTGQDGSKGSRGDLGSPGHPGLRGPAGPPGDAGPPGLPGPKGDTGEAGRIINAAGVATVHIPGPPGPRGPQGVSGPAGPAGPAGPKGDRGESGSTVRTSESFSSSVAERQFASGGVSSLRGPPGPPGPPGPPGQPGYGRPGPKGDKGDSVVTSGSGTYYTGPPGPPGPAGQKGSTGSPGPRGYQGEPGQPGLPGRPGSLERVSTYSGEHRVQGPPGPPGPPGLPGPQGVKGDTGAPGIPGSSRGSVSVTAGPPGPPGPQGPPGQPGSFASSTEMRQYLSDYLSRSRQSGVPGPPGPPGPPGQPGTFSGSIEEISTRIVAYLQRSGSSSGISIGVQGLPGPPGPPGPGGALTVGGLIAMLQREDVRRYLSGPPGPQGPPGPSGGISSVYSIEEVATYVFNIMNERGIARGPPGPPGLPGPPGAGGSGGAGYSTVSIDYSALVRNPDFRTWISSALHQGPPGPPGTPGQPGPPGIQGPPGVSTTVLGVGGREYTLDDLQRYLQGSSFRGLPGPPGPPGPQGPPGSSGGTVTYSGTFPRETIRSEVHDYLTTDSVRRALTGPQGPPGPRGQKGDRGETVYVQRHSSQSQSSSQSDSRRTSQYEIDISKLSEAMDYSSVALKVSDYIKNQGLLQEYLVEGPWRAQVRAVQGPPGPPGPPGAPGYSRVIAAYGNVTADLMDFFRTHGTIPGPPGIAGPRGERGYPGPKGDKGDAGRPGLPGIPGTYTIQIPHRVQRRDTGDKVIKREQQESPADGG; from the exons TTGCGACGGAGTCCCTGACATCCACCGGCAGACTGACGTCCCTCCCGCCAA AGGGAACCGTCGGATCCAGTCACAGGAACATGGCCAGCTCCAGCGGCGGTGGAGGAGGCGGAGCCTTGGAGAAGAACATCTTAACCCAGAAGAGCAGCACTTCTTACTTCACTTCTT CCTCAGTGGGCGTGAGCAGCAGTAGCTACAGCTCCTCCTCCGGCGTCTACCTGGGAGGAGACGCCATCGGAATAGGCGACGGCGCCGGAAGCTACCTGGACGGCGAGGGCTACGGCagtagcggcggcggcggcggcggcggcggaggcggcgggAGCAGCTACCTGGTCAGCTCGGTGACCAAGGTCAGCTcgtcgggcggcggcggcggcggcaagcGAACGCAGGCTGCCTCCGCGGTCTCCTCGGACAGGAAGCACGCCGGGTCCAGCCGCTCTGGAGGATACGAGG GGAGTTCCAGCGCTAACTCCTCCCCGGAATTTAACCGCAAAGACTATGGAATCTATT GCTCCGGCAACAGCCGAGGGAGAAGCGAGAGCAGAG AAAGCGAGATCCGGGCCCGGCTGCAAAGCGCCTCTCCCACGGCCGGCAGAT GGGCGGAGCTAGACGACGTGAAGAAGCTGCTGAAGGTTCGCTCCAGCAGCTCCAGCCCCGTCCGCGCCTCCAGCACGTCGGCCATCATGAGCGGCCCCAAGAAGGCCAGCGTGGAGACCCAGACCATCTCGGTGACCTCTCGGGCCTCGCAGTCCG TGTTGACATTTGGCACTGGCGCCAGGTCGGATGGCTTCCACACGGTGGACTCGTCCGGCTTGCTCGAAACGGGTCTGGCGGCCGGCCAGTTTGACGCGGGCGGCAAAAGCAGCCACTACGAAGGCAGCCTCAAATCGGGCCACTACAGCGACGCCGGGAGGTCGGACATCGGCGTGAGGACCGTCACGTACGACGCGGGCGCGAGATCGGCCCagtacggcggcggcggcgtgagATCGATGTCGTACGACACGGGCATGTGGACGGGACAGTATAGCGGCAAAGGCGGACAGTACGATACCGGCGTCAGGTCCCTGACGCAGAATTCGGGTGTCGTGTCCGCCCTGTATAATGGCAGTTTGAGGTCAGGCCAGTACGACACTGGCGCCGTATCGTCCCAGTACGGCGGCAGTTTGCGGTCCGGCCATTACGACACTGGTGTGAGGTCATCCCAGTACAGTATCAGCCAGAAATCGGGCATCCACGACTCGGGCGTGAGGGCCACAAATTACGACTCGGACGCGGCGCTTCCGGCCTTCCCGTGGTCCAGCGCCACCTTGCCGTCCGGCGCCGGCACCGGCGCAGCGGTGGCGGGCGCCGGCGCCAGTTACACGTACCAGGCCGGCGCCAACAACATGTCGGGGGGAGCGACGCCCATCGGCCTGGCCGCACCCTCCCTGTCAG TTTATGGCTTCCAAAATAATTTGGCGCCCACTTCTGGCGGTGCAATCACTGCAAGCGGCGCAAATGCCAACATGACAA CTTATGGAATGCGGAAAAATGTGTCCGGTGTTGGCGGTGGTGTCGTTGCCACTGGAGTCTCTTCAA CCACTCGATCCCAAAACGGGGAAGCGTACAAGGACTACATGTTCGTGAACTCGGACAAGGACAACGCCAGGGAGACGGAAACACTTATTTTGGCCAAAGACAGCGGCAAGCAGTTCACAAGGACGGCCGGGGGAG GTTCCCTCTCGGGCGACTCCATCCAGAAGGAGAAGCTCATCACAAGCTACGGTGACGCGGCTCAGCTCAAGGCGGGGACAGGAAATGCTTATT ATGGATCATCGGGAGTTTTAATGAAAGACAAAGGCACACACGCTC AGCTTCGCAAGAAGGGCGGAGCCTGCGGAGGCGGCTGGTGCTGCTGCTCCGACGCCTGTTGCTCGTGGTGGAAGTGGCTGCTGGCGTTCCTGCTCCTGTTCCTGCTCCTGCTCGGACTCCTCTTCGGCCTCATTGCGCTGG CCGAGGACGTGCGAAAGCTGAAGAGTCGGGTGGCCACACTGGAGAGCGAGTCGGCCATCATCTCGGCTCGCACCAGTCGTCTGGTGGGACTCGGCGGCAACACCTTTGTGGACGGTGGCGACCAATCCAAAACGGACATATTCGTGTTCGGAGCAGGAGGAGCAGCAGGAGGAGGGTCGGACTCCAGTTCTGGAACGCAAATCGGGGTTGCCGCCGGTGCGGGTGCTGGGActgggggtggtggtgggaCTTCTGCTGGGGGCGTTGGTGTCAGTGCTGGAGCTGGAGCTGGAGGTGACACCAGTGGTGCCGGCACAGGTGGCGCTGGAGCTGGTGGTACCAGTCTAGCTGGCGCTGGGGCCGGGGCTAGTGGAACCAGTACGGGTGGCGCTGGAGCTGGATCTCGTGGAACTAGCATCGGCGGGGGCGGAGCCACTGGGACCGGCTCAAGTGGTGGCGCAGGCACCAGCCTCGGTGGCGGCTCGAGTTCCGGACGTACTACCATCATCATTGGCGGTGGAGGCGCTGGCACTGGCGCCGGTGCCAGTGGAACCGACTCCAGCGGCGGCGTAGGCACCAGCGGCACCAGCTCGGGCGGCACCAGCTCGGGCGGCACCAGCGGCTCCTCCTCCAGCCACACCTCGATCCACACGAGCAGCTTCACCGACACCTCCAGCGTGAGCCACAGGGAGGGTCAAACGTTCGGCAACGGCTTCTGGACCAGCGGCACCGGCGGTTACGTGGACGCCGCCGCGCTTCACGTGGCCATCCAGCGCATGGTCAGAGGGGAGATGCAGTCGCAGGCGTTCCAAG cCTTCATAACAGGTGCAATGCAAGGCGAAAGAGGATTGCCTGGACCGaaag GTGACACGGGTCAAACCGGATTTCCAG GTGCTCCCGGTCCGATTGGCCACGAGGGTCCTCAGGGTCCGAAGGGCCAAAAAGGAAGCCATG GTGAACAGGGACTGGAGGGTCCTCCAGGTTTGAGGGGGCGAGAAGGCCCTGCTGGACCTAGAGGTGAAGCAGGATTTGGCTCCAAAGGGGAAAAAG GTAATTCTGGGGAACCTGGACTCCCTGGTCAAAAAG GTGCTTCCGGGCTCCTTGGAGCACCAG GTCCTCAGGGTTTCCGCGGAGAAGCTGGAACACCTGGTCTTAAAG GTGACCGTGGTTTACCTGGTCTGCCCGGAACGGCCGGTGAGAAAGGAGCGAAGGGATCAACAG GACAAGACGGTTCCAAAGGCTCAAGAG GTGATCTCGGCAGTCCCGGCCACCCCGGACTTCGAGGTCCTGCTGGGCCTCCAGGAGATGCCGGACCGCCAG gaCTACCTGGCCCCAAAG GTGATACGGGTGAAGCAGGAAGAATTATTAATGCAG CCGGTGTTGCCACTGTTCACATCCCTGGACCACCTGGGCCTCGTGGGCCACAGGGAGTATCAG GTCCCGCCGGCCCTGCCGGTCCTGCAG GTCCCAAAGGGGACCGAGGAGAATCCGGATCAACAGTGAGGACATCTGAGAGTTTCAGCTCAAGTGTAGCTGAGA GGCAGTTTGCTTCGGGTGGCGTATCTTCTCTACGAGGCCCACCGGGTCCACCTGGGCCACCAGGACCACCAGGTCAGCCAG GTTACGGAAGACCAGGACCGAAAGGCGACAAGGGAGATTCTGTGGTCACGTCCGGCTCCG GAACTTATTATACTGGACCACCAGGACCACCTGGACCTGCTGGGCAGAAAGGATCCACAG GTTCCCCTGGACCGAGAGGCTACCAAG GTGAACCAGGACAACCCGGCTTGCCTGGAAGACCAGGAAGCTTGGAGCGAG TGTCCACCTATTCCGGAGAACACAGAGTCCAAGGACCCCCAGGACCACCTGGGCCTCCTGGACTGCCGGGACCACAGGGAGTCAAAG GTGACACTGGAGCTCCTGGAATTCCCGGATCTTCTCGAG GCTCAGTCTCGGTCACCGCAGGGCCTCCTGGTCCTCCAGGGCCTCAAGGACCTCCTGGGCAGCCCGGTTCCTTCGCTTCGTCCACCGAGATGCGTCAATACTTGTCGGACTACCTCA GTAGAAGCAGGCAGTCTGGCGTTCCAGGACCTCCAGGTCCACCTGGTCCTCCAGGACAACCCGGAACCTTCTCAGGTTCCATTGAGGAGATCTCCACTCGAATTGTTGCCTACTTGCAAC GTTCTGGCTCCAGCTCAGGCATCAGCATTGGGGTTCAAGGTCTACCAGGACCACCCGGACCTCCTGGTCCCGGAGGGGCCTTGACTGTCGGTGGCCTCATTGCCATGCTGCAGA GAGAAGACGTGAGGAGATACCTGTCAGGCCCACCGGGTCCTCAAGGACCACCTGGACCATCAGGAGGAATTTCCAGCGTTTACAGTATCGAGGAAGTCGCGACATATGTCTTCAACATCATGAACG AAAGAGGAATCGCGAGAGGGCCACCCGGACCACCGGGACTCCCTGGGCCTCCAGGAGCGGGCGGCTCGGGCGGAGCGGGCTACTCGACAGTTTCGATTGATTACTCGGCGCTAGTTAGAA ATCCAGACTTCCGTACATGGATCAGTTCCGCCTTGCACCAAGGTCCTCCCGGTCCTCCTGGTACTCCTGGGCAACCTGGGCCCCCTGGTATTCAGGGGCCACCAGGGGTCTCCACCACAGTGTTGGGGGTGGGCGGTCGAGAGTATACCTTGGATGATCTTCAGCGTTACCTACAGG GCTCTAGCTTCAGAGGTCTCCCAGGTCCTCCCGGACCTCCAGGCCCTCAAGGACCACCCGGTAGCTCCGGCGGCACCGTTACTTACAGCGGAACCTTCCCTCGCGAAACCATCCGTTCTGAAGTTCACGACTACCTGACCA CTGACAGCGTCCGACGGGCCCTCACCGGACCCCAGGGCCCTCCGGGACCGAGGGGCCAGAAGGGAGATCGCGGAGAGACGGTTTACGTGCAAAGACACAGCAGCCAGAGTCAGAGTTCGTCTCAGAGCGACTCGCGGCGCACCTCCCAGTACGAGATCGACATCAGCAAGCTGAGCGAGGCCATGGACTACAGCAGCGTGGCCCTCAAAGTGTCCGACTACATCAAGA ACCAAGGCCTGCTGCAGGAGTACCTGGTGGAGGGTCCTTGGAGAGCACAAGTCAGAGCCGTTCAAGGTCCCCCCGGCCCACCGGGACCCCCCGGAGCGCCCGGTTACAGCCGCGTGATCGCGGCTTATGGGAACGTGACGGCTGATCTCATGGACTTCTTCAGAA CTCACGGCACCATCCCGGGTCCTCCGGGAATTGCCGGACCAAGAGGAGAGAGAGGCTACCCGGGACCCAAGGGAGATAAGG GTGATGCCGGTCGTCCGGGTTTACCAGGAATTCCAGGGACGTACACGATCCAAATTCCACATCGCGTACAGAGGAGGGACACAG GTGATAAAGTAATCAAGCGTGAGCAGCAGGAAAGTCCAGCAGACGGCGGCTGA
- the col17a1b gene encoding uncharacterized protein col17a1b isoform X4, translated as MASSSGGGGGGALEKNILTQKSSTSYFTSSSVGVSSSSYSSSSGVYLGGDAIGIGDGAGSYLDGEGYGSSGGGGGGGGGGGSSYLVSSVTKVSSSGGGGGGKRTQAASAVSSDRKHAGSSRSGGYEGSSSANSSPEFNRKDYGIYCSGNSRGRSESRESEIRARLQSASPTAGRWAELDDVKKLLKVRSSSSSPVRASSTSAIMSGPKKASVETQTISVTSRASQSVLTFGTGARSDGFHTVDSSGLLETGLAAGQFDAGGKSSHYEGSLKSGHYSDAGRSDIGVRTVTYDAGARSAQYGGGGVRSMSYDTGMWTGQYSGKGGQYDTGVRSLTQNSGVVSALYNGSLRSGQYDTGAVSSQYGGSLRSGHYDTGVRSSQYSISQKSGIHDSGVRATNYDSDAALPAFPWSSATLPSGAGTGAAVAGAGASYTYQAGANNMSGGATPIGLAAPSLSVYGFQNNLAPTSGGAITASGANANMTTYGMRKNVSGVGGGVVATGVSSTTRSQNGEAYKDYMFVNSDKDNARETETLILAKDSGKQFTRTAGGGSLSGDSIQKEKLITSYGDAAQLKAGTGNAYYGSSGVLMKDKGTHAQLRKKGGACGGGWCCCSDACCSWWKWLLAFLLLFLLLLGLLFGLIALAEDVRKLKSRVATLESESAIISARTSRLVGLGGNTFVDGGDQSKTDIFVFGAGGAAGGGSDSSSGTQIGVAAGAGAGTGGGGGTSAGGVGVSAGAGAGGDTSGAGTGGAGAGGTSLAGAGAGASGTSTGGAGAGSRGTSIGGGGATGTGSSGGAGTSLGGGSSSGRTTIIIGGGGAGTGAGASGTDSSGGVGTSGTSSGGTSSGGTSGSSSSHTSIHTSSFTDTSSVSHREGQTFGNGFWTSGTGGYVDAAALHVAIQRMVRGEMQSQAFQAFITGAMQGERGLPGPKGDTGQTGFPGAPGPIGHEGPQGPKGQKGSHGEQGLEGPPGLRGREGPAGPRGEAGFGSKGEKGNSGEPGLPGQKGASGLLGAPGPQGFRGEAGTPGLKGDRGLPGLPGTAGEKGAKGSTGQDGSKGSRGDLGSPGHPGLRGPAGPPGDAGPPGLPGPKGDTGEAGRIINAAGVATVHIPGPPGPRGPQGVSGPAGPAGPAGPKGDRGESGSTVRTSESFSSSVAERQFASGGVSSLRGPPGPPGPPGPPGQPGYGRPGPKGDKGDSVVTSGSGTYYTGPPGPPGPAGQKGSTGSPGPRGYQGEPGQPGLPGRPGSLERVSTYSGEHRVQGPPGPPGPPGLPGPQGVKGDTGAPGIPGSSRGSVSVTAGPPGPPGPQGPPGQPGSFASSTEMRQYLSDYLSRSRQSGVPGPPGPPGPPGQPGTFSGSIEEISTRIVAYLQRSGSSSGISIGVQGLPGPPGPPGPGGALTVGGLIAMLQREDVRRYLSGPPGPQGPPGPSGGISSVYSIEEVATYVFNIMNERGIARGPPGPPGLPGPPGAGGSGGAGYSTVSIDYSALVRNPDFRTWISSALHQGPPGPPGTPGQPGPPGIQGPPGVSTTVLGVGGREYTLDDLQRYLQGSSFRGLPGPPGPPGPQGPPGSSGGTVTYSGTFPRETIRSEVHDYLTTDSVRRALTGPQGPPGPRGQKGDRGETVYVQRHSSQSQSSSQSDSRRTSQYEIDISKLSEAMDYSSVALKVSDYIKNQGLLQEYLVEGPWRAQVRAVQGPPGPPGPPGAPGYSRVIAAYGNVTADLMDFFRTHGTIPGPPGIAGPRGERGYPGPKGDKGDAGRPGLPGIPGTYTIQIPHRVQRRDTGDKVIKREQQESPADGG; from the exons ATGGCCAGCTCCAGCGGCGGTGGAGGAGGCGGAGCCTTGGAGAAGAACATCTTAACCCAGAAGAGCAGCACTTCTTACTTCACTTCTT CCTCAGTGGGCGTGAGCAGCAGTAGCTACAGCTCCTCCTCCGGCGTCTACCTGGGAGGAGACGCCATCGGAATAGGCGACGGCGCCGGAAGCTACCTGGACGGCGAGGGCTACGGCagtagcggcggcggcggcggcggcggcggaggcggcgggAGCAGCTACCTGGTCAGCTCGGTGACCAAGGTCAGCTcgtcgggcggcggcggcggcggcaagcGAACGCAGGCTGCCTCCGCGGTCTCCTCGGACAGGAAGCACGCCGGGTCCAGCCGCTCTGGAGGATACGAGG GGAGTTCCAGCGCTAACTCCTCCCCGGAATTTAACCGCAAAGACTATGGAATCTATT GCTCCGGCAACAGCCGAGGGAGAAGCGAGAGCAGAG AAAGCGAGATCCGGGCCCGGCTGCAAAGCGCCTCTCCCACGGCCGGCAGAT GGGCGGAGCTAGACGACGTGAAGAAGCTGCTGAAGGTTCGCTCCAGCAGCTCCAGCCCCGTCCGCGCCTCCAGCACGTCGGCCATCATGAGCGGCCCCAAGAAGGCCAGCGTGGAGACCCAGACCATCTCGGTGACCTCTCGGGCCTCGCAGTCCG TGTTGACATTTGGCACTGGCGCCAGGTCGGATGGCTTCCACACGGTGGACTCGTCCGGCTTGCTCGAAACGGGTCTGGCGGCCGGCCAGTTTGACGCGGGCGGCAAAAGCAGCCACTACGAAGGCAGCCTCAAATCGGGCCACTACAGCGACGCCGGGAGGTCGGACATCGGCGTGAGGACCGTCACGTACGACGCGGGCGCGAGATCGGCCCagtacggcggcggcggcgtgagATCGATGTCGTACGACACGGGCATGTGGACGGGACAGTATAGCGGCAAAGGCGGACAGTACGATACCGGCGTCAGGTCCCTGACGCAGAATTCGGGTGTCGTGTCCGCCCTGTATAATGGCAGTTTGAGGTCAGGCCAGTACGACACTGGCGCCGTATCGTCCCAGTACGGCGGCAGTTTGCGGTCCGGCCATTACGACACTGGTGTGAGGTCATCCCAGTACAGTATCAGCCAGAAATCGGGCATCCACGACTCGGGCGTGAGGGCCACAAATTACGACTCGGACGCGGCGCTTCCGGCCTTCCCGTGGTCCAGCGCCACCTTGCCGTCCGGCGCCGGCACCGGCGCAGCGGTGGCGGGCGCCGGCGCCAGTTACACGTACCAGGCCGGCGCCAACAACATGTCGGGGGGAGCGACGCCCATCGGCCTGGCCGCACCCTCCCTGTCAG TTTATGGCTTCCAAAATAATTTGGCGCCCACTTCTGGCGGTGCAATCACTGCAAGCGGCGCAAATGCCAACATGACAA CTTATGGAATGCGGAAAAATGTGTCCGGTGTTGGCGGTGGTGTCGTTGCCACTGGAGTCTCTTCAA CCACTCGATCCCAAAACGGGGAAGCGTACAAGGACTACATGTTCGTGAACTCGGACAAGGACAACGCCAGGGAGACGGAAACACTTATTTTGGCCAAAGACAGCGGCAAGCAGTTCACAAGGACGGCCGGGGGAG GTTCCCTCTCGGGCGACTCCATCCAGAAGGAGAAGCTCATCACAAGCTACGGTGACGCGGCTCAGCTCAAGGCGGGGACAGGAAATGCTTATT ATGGATCATCGGGAGTTTTAATGAAAGACAAAGGCACACACGCTC AGCTTCGCAAGAAGGGCGGAGCCTGCGGAGGCGGCTGGTGCTGCTGCTCCGACGCCTGTTGCTCGTGGTGGAAGTGGCTGCTGGCGTTCCTGCTCCTGTTCCTGCTCCTGCTCGGACTCCTCTTCGGCCTCATTGCGCTGG CCGAGGACGTGCGAAAGCTGAAGAGTCGGGTGGCCACACTGGAGAGCGAGTCGGCCATCATCTCGGCTCGCACCAGTCGTCTGGTGGGACTCGGCGGCAACACCTTTGTGGACGGTGGCGACCAATCCAAAACGGACATATTCGTGTTCGGAGCAGGAGGAGCAGCAGGAGGAGGGTCGGACTCCAGTTCTGGAACGCAAATCGGGGTTGCCGCCGGTGCGGGTGCTGGGActgggggtggtggtgggaCTTCTGCTGGGGGCGTTGGTGTCAGTGCTGGAGCTGGAGCTGGAGGTGACACCAGTGGTGCCGGCACAGGTGGCGCTGGAGCTGGTGGTACCAGTCTAGCTGGCGCTGGGGCCGGGGCTAGTGGAACCAGTACGGGTGGCGCTGGAGCTGGATCTCGTGGAACTAGCATCGGCGGGGGCGGAGCCACTGGGACCGGCTCAAGTGGTGGCGCAGGCACCAGCCTCGGTGGCGGCTCGAGTTCCGGACGTACTACCATCATCATTGGCGGTGGAGGCGCTGGCACTGGCGCCGGTGCCAGTGGAACCGACTCCAGCGGCGGCGTAGGCACCAGCGGCACCAGCTCGGGCGGCACCAGCTCGGGCGGCACCAGCGGCTCCTCCTCCAGCCACACCTCGATCCACACGAGCAGCTTCACCGACACCTCCAGCGTGAGCCACAGGGAGGGTCAAACGTTCGGCAACGGCTTCTGGACCAGCGGCACCGGCGGTTACGTGGACGCCGCCGCGCTTCACGTGGCCATCCAGCGCATGGTCAGAGGGGAGATGCAGTCGCAGGCGTTCCAAG cCTTCATAACAGGTGCAATGCAAGGCGAAAGAGGATTGCCTGGACCGaaag GTGACACGGGTCAAACCGGATTTCCAG GTGCTCCCGGTCCGATTGGCCACGAGGGTCCTCAGGGTCCGAAGGGCCAAAAAGGAAGCCATG GTGAACAGGGACTGGAGGGTCCTCCAGGTTTGAGGGGGCGAGAAGGCCCTGCTGGACCTAGAGGTGAAGCAGGATTTGGCTCCAAAGGGGAAAAAG GTAATTCTGGGGAACCTGGACTCCCTGGTCAAAAAG GTGCTTCCGGGCTCCTTGGAGCACCAG GTCCTCAGGGTTTCCGCGGAGAAGCTGGAACACCTGGTCTTAAAG GTGACCGTGGTTTACCTGGTCTGCCCGGAACGGCCGGTGAGAAAGGAGCGAAGGGATCAACAG GACAAGACGGTTCCAAAGGCTCAAGAG GTGATCTCGGCAGTCCCGGCCACCCCGGACTTCGAGGTCCTGCTGGGCCTCCAGGAGATGCCGGACCGCCAG gaCTACCTGGCCCCAAAG GTGATACGGGTGAAGCAGGAAGAATTATTAATGCAG CCGGTGTTGCCACTGTTCACATCCCTGGACCACCTGGGCCTCGTGGGCCACAGGGAGTATCAG GTCCCGCCGGCCCTGCCGGTCCTGCAG GTCCCAAAGGGGACCGAGGAGAATCCGGATCAACAGTGAGGACATCTGAGAGTTTCAGCTCAAGTGTAGCTGAGA GGCAGTTTGCTTCGGGTGGCGTATCTTCTCTACGAGGCCCACCGGGTCCACCTGGGCCACCAGGACCACCAGGTCAGCCAG GTTACGGAAGACCAGGACCGAAAGGCGACAAGGGAGATTCTGTGGTCACGTCCGGCTCCG GAACTTATTATACTGGACCACCAGGACCACCTGGACCTGCTGGGCAGAAAGGATCCACAG GTTCCCCTGGACCGAGAGGCTACCAAG GTGAACCAGGACAACCCGGCTTGCCTGGAAGACCAGGAAGCTTGGAGCGAG TGTCCACCTATTCCGGAGAACACAGAGTCCAAGGACCCCCAGGACCACCTGGGCCTCCTGGACTGCCGGGACCACAGGGAGTCAAAG GTGACACTGGAGCTCCTGGAATTCCCGGATCTTCTCGAG GCTCAGTCTCGGTCACCGCAGGGCCTCCTGGTCCTCCAGGGCCTCAAGGACCTCCTGGGCAGCCCGGTTCCTTCGCTTCGTCCACCGAGATGCGTCAATACTTGTCGGACTACCTCA GTAGAAGCAGGCAGTCTGGCGTTCCAGGACCTCCAGGTCCACCTGGTCCTCCAGGACAACCCGGAACCTTCTCAGGTTCCATTGAGGAGATCTCCACTCGAATTGTTGCCTACTTGCAAC GTTCTGGCTCCAGCTCAGGCATCAGCATTGGGGTTCAAGGTCTACCAGGACCACCCGGACCTCCTGGTCCCGGAGGGGCCTTGACTGTCGGTGGCCTCATTGCCATGCTGCAGA GAGAAGACGTGAGGAGATACCTGTCAGGCCCACCGGGTCCTCAAGGACCACCTGGACCATCAGGAGGAATTTCCAGCGTTTACAGTATCGAGGAAGTCGCGACATATGTCTTCAACATCATGAACG AAAGAGGAATCGCGAGAGGGCCACCCGGACCACCGGGACTCCCTGGGCCTCCAGGAGCGGGCGGCTCGGGCGGAGCGGGCTACTCGACAGTTTCGATTGATTACTCGGCGCTAGTTAGAA ATCCAGACTTCCGTACATGGATCAGTTCCGCCTTGCACCAAGGTCCTCCCGGTCCTCCTGGTACTCCTGGGCAACCTGGGCCCCCTGGTATTCAGGGGCCACCAGGGGTCTCCACCACAGTGTTGGGGGTGGGCGGTCGAGAGTATACCTTGGATGATCTTCAGCGTTACCTACAGG GCTCTAGCTTCAGAGGTCTCCCAGGTCCTCCCGGACCTCCAGGCCCTCAAGGACCACCCGGTAGCTCCGGCGGCACCGTTACTTACAGCGGAACCTTCCCTCGCGAAACCATCCGTTCTGAAGTTCACGACTACCTGACCA CTGACAGCGTCCGACGGGCCCTCACCGGACCCCAGGGCCCTCCGGGACCGAGGGGCCAGAAGGGAGATCGCGGAGAGACGGTTTACGTGCAAAGACACAGCAGCCAGAGTCAGAGTTCGTCTCAGAGCGACTCGCGGCGCACCTCCCAGTACGAGATCGACATCAGCAAGCTGAGCGAGGCCATGGACTACAGCAGCGTGGCCCTCAAAGTGTCCGACTACATCAAGA ACCAAGGCCTGCTGCAGGAGTACCTGGTGGAGGGTCCTTGGAGAGCACAAGTCAGAGCCGTTCAAGGTCCCCCCGGCCCACCGGGACCCCCCGGAGCGCCCGGTTACAGCCGCGTGATCGCGGCTTATGGGAACGTGACGGCTGATCTCATGGACTTCTTCAGAA CTCACGGCACCATCCCGGGTCCTCCGGGAATTGCCGGACCAAGAGGAGAGAGAGGCTACCCGGGACCCAAGGGAGATAAGG GTGATGCCGGTCGTCCGGGTTTACCAGGAATTCCAGGGACGTACACGATCCAAATTCCACATCGCGTACAGAGGAGGGACACAG GTGATAAAGTAATCAAGCGTGAGCAGCAGGAAAGTCCAGCAGACGGCGGCTGA